A single genomic interval of Bacteroidales bacterium harbors:
- the rpsC gene encoding 30S ribosomal protein S3: MGQKVNPISNRLGIIRGWDSNWYGGDKYGDKLLEDSNIRKYLNARLSKASGVSRIIIERTLKLIIITICTSRPGMVIGKGGQEVDKLKEELKKITDKSDKDIQINIYEIKKPELDAVIVANSIARQLEGKMAYRRAIKTAISNTMRAGAEGIKIQISGRLNGAEMARSEMYKEGRTPLHTLRADIDYSLAEALTKVGLLGIKVWICRGEVYGKRDLAPSFTAQKETRGGAAGQGAKKGFKRNKK; encoded by the coding sequence ATGGGACAAAAAGTAAATCCGATAAGCAACCGATTAGGAATCATCAGAGGCTGGGATTCTAACTGGTACGGCGGCGATAAGTACGGAGACAAGTTATTAGAAGACAGCAATATCCGTAAATATCTAAATGCCCGTCTTTCAAAAGCAAGTGGAGTATCACGCATCATCATTGAGCGTACTCTAAAACTTATAATTATAACTATTTGCACATCACGTCCCGGTATGGTTATCGGAAAAGGTGGACAAGAGGTTGATAAACTCAAAGAGGAGTTAAAGAAAATCACCGACAAGTCTGACAAAGATATCCAAATCAATATCTACGAGATAAAGAAACCGGAACTTGACGCCGTTATTGTTGCTAATAGCATTGCTCGTCAGCTTGAAGGAAAGATGGCTTACCGTCGTGCAATCAAAACTGCGATATCAAACACTATGCGTGCCGGAGCAGAGGGAATCAAAATCCAAATTTCAGGACGTCTAAACGGAGCAGAGATGGCACGTTCAGAAATGTACAAAGAAGGACGTACACCTCTACACACATTACGCGCAGACATTGATTACTCTTTAGCAGAGGCACTAACAAAAGTTGGTTTGTTAGGAATCAAAGTATGGATTTGTCGTGGTGAAGTTTATGGTAAGAGAGATCTTGCTCCTTCATTTACAGCACAAAAAGAGACTCGTGGCGGTGCCGCTGGTCAAGGAGCTAAAAAAG